Proteins found in one Miscanthus floridulus cultivar M001 chromosome 4, ASM1932011v1, whole genome shotgun sequence genomic segment:
- the LOC136549146 gene encoding uncharacterized protein — protein sequence MFRASVYVRLGDGATTRFWTDSWLPQGAICNFAPHLYRAISRHHRRATVQESLHNRRWVRDITGEPTTPVPCYYIRVWEAVEDIQLNQLEADRFVWRWTANREYLASSAYCSFFIGMTSLRGAKEVWGAAVPPKVKFFFWLALHGRLWTAERRRRHGLQDEANYALCDQADESSDHLLASCVFSREVWFRLLRLAGLQHLAQGSYAVLVDWWLRTRLEVLSQFRRGFDSVVLLVAWEVWKERKRRNFQGGRLSPPQLVQRIIDKAAAWIGAGF from the coding sequence ATGTTCCGGGCGTCCGTCTACGTCCGGCTGGGTGATGGTGCCACTACACGCTTCTGGACGGACTCCTGGCTGCCGCAAGGGGCGATCTGCAACTTTGCCCCACATCTGTACCGGGCTATCAGCCGCCACCATCGACGAGCCACCGTGCAGGAATCCTTGCATAACCGTCGCTGGGTGAGGGACATCACGGGCGAGCCCACCACCCCGGTGCCCTGTTACTACATCCGAGTTTGGGAGGCGGTGGAAGACATCCAGTTGAACCAGCTTGAAGCAGACCGCTTTGTCTGGCGTTGGACGGCGAACAGAGAGTATTTGGCTTCCTCGGCATACTGCTCGTTCTTCATTGGCATGACATCGTTGAGGGGTGCCAAAGAGGTATGGGGAGCAGCCGTTCCACCCAAGGTCAAATTTTTCTTCTGGCTCGCGCTCCATGGCAGGCTGTGGACAGCAGAGCGAAGGCGCCGCCATGGCCTTCAGGATGAGGCAAACTACGCTCTGTGCGACCAGGCTGACGAGAGCTCAGACCATCTCCTCGCCTCTTGTGTCTTCAGCCGTGAGGTCTGGTTCCGGCTGTTGCGTCTCGCAGGGTTACAACACCTCGCACAGGGCTCCTATGCGGTCCTTGTGGACTGGTGGCTGCGAACCCGCCTGGAGGTGCTGAGCCAATTCAGACGGGGTTTTGACTCGGTGGTTCTGCTCGTCGCGTGGGAGGTCTGGAAGGAGCGCAAGCGCAGGAATTTCCAGGGTGGTCGTCTTTCTCCGCCGCAGCTCGTCCAGCGAATCATCGACAAAGCCGCAGCATGGATTGGGGCGGGCTTCTAG
- the LOC136549145 gene encoding uncharacterized protein encodes MVSRQAVEAESHQSRLNGTAGRHPRALPATPTMATLDEREALRVHTSALPGYVVARYVVARQVKVPPCVQRRFVYVNVYTKDRRVQEIRCYTSYVLAAIRGACYEGHINGKTKAPDAEIVEKKTDGTTVTNPNPAFEAWYARDQQILWLILSSAGKEVQAQIIAAETAEQAWSTVEKMFSAQTRAKTMNLRLALTTTKKGNMSITDYVAKMKGFADEMAAVGKALDDEELAAHICNGLDADYNPVVTSVTARTDPISIPELYAQLLSFETRLELQDGGSYAHVANRGRGNGNRGSGTARGHGQRGRGQICFKTGHRATRCWHWFDENYVPEERHVNAAIAMNAYNVDTNWYTDTGATDHVTSDLNKLMMREKYHGNDQIHTASGSGARLRAEIALLPPGLVRSLETEQLVDQVFDSINQATDGEHAACDNRGSSLPPSAEPKEDPAFTLAGAVGDSTATATSEEPPVDAMRAGSPSSGTRQPGGATRPASDVVRPADPTVAAPTLHPVAGAGGTEAGADSSAAADGTSAPALEGGSSAAATETPTPPRPRTRLRDGIRKPKVYRDDMVRYGCFTASGEPQSLDEALNSRDWKLAMDAEYNALINNKTWHLVPPKRGINVIDCKWVYKVKRKSDGSLDRYKARLVAKGFRQRYGIDYEDTFSPVVKPATIRTILSIAVSRGWSLRQLDVQNAFLHGYLEEDVYMKQPPGYEEKSKNGYICKLDKALYGLKQAPRAWYSRLSNKLCQLGFKASKADTSLFYCHKGSVTIYILIYVDDIIVASSTQEATACLLQDLRKEFALKDLGDLHFFLGIEVKKINNGILLTQGKYAKDVLQHANMMECKPVSSPLSTSKKLSAHEGDPLGPKDAMAYRSIVGGLQYLTLTRPDISFAVNKMQTG; translated from the exons ATGGTCTCCCGCCAAGCAGTTGAAGCAGAGTCCCACCAGAGTAGGCTGAACGGGACGGCGGGACGACACCCGAGGGCGCTCCCGGCGACGCCAACGATGGCGACTCTCGACGAGCGTGAAGCCCTTAGAGTCCACACGAGCGCCCTCCCAGGGTACGTGGTGGCGCGGTACGTGGTGGCGCGGCAGGTGAAGGTCCCGCCTTGTGTCCAGCGGAG ATTTGTATATGTGAACGTGTACACCAAAGATAGAAGAGTCCAGGAGATAAG GTGCTACACCTCCTAT GTCCTCGCCGCCATCCGCGGTGCTTGCTACGAGGGGCACATCAACGGCAAGACCAAGGCCCCTGATGCTGAGATCGTCGAGAAGAAGACGGACGGCACGACCGTCACCAACCCTAACCCTGCGTTTGAGGCGTGGTATGCTCGGGATCAACAGATCCTTTGGCTCATCCTCTCAAGCGCGGGGAAGGAAGTTCAGGCGCAGATCATCGCTGCAGAGACGGCGGAACAAGCATGGTCGACCGTGGAGAAAATGTTCTCCGCGCAGACCCGCGCCAAGACAATGAATTTGAGGCTTGCCCTCACCACTACGAAGAAAGGTAACATGTCGATTACAGATTATGTTGCCAAGATGAAAGGTTTTGCAGACGAGATGGCTGCTGTCGGCAAAGCCCTAGATGATGAAGAACTGGCGGCGCACATCTGTAATGGTCTTGATGCCGATTACAATCCAGTGGTGACATCGGTCACCGCTAGGACGGATCCCATCTCGATTCCCGAGCTTTATGCCCAATTGCTCAGTTTCGAGACCAGGTTGGAGCTGCAAGATGGCGGCTCCTATGCTCACGTGGCAAATCGTGGGCGTGGCAATGGCAACCGTGGCTCGGGCACAGCCCGTGGCCATGGTCAGCGCGGGCGCGGCCAG ATCTGCTTCAAGACAGGTCACAGGGCGACCCGGTGCTGGCATTGGTTTGATGAAAACTATGTCCCAGAAGAGCGCCATGTCAACGCCGCCATCGCCATGAACGCCTATAATGTCGACACCAACTGGTACACCGACACGGGAGCAACGGATCATGTCACAAGTGATCTAAACAAGTTGATGATGAGGGAGAAGTATCATGGAAATGACCAGATTCACACTGCGTCTGGTTCAG GCGCCCGCCTCCGTGCAGAAATTGCACTTCTCCCACCCGGCCTTGTGCGTTCTCTTGAGACGGAACAGTTAGTTGATCAAGTGTTTGATTCCATTAACCAAGCTACTGATGGTGAGCATGCAGCATGTGATAACAGGGGGAGCTCCTTGCCTCCCAGCGCAGAACCTAAAGAAGATCCGGCGTTCACTCTTGCTGGTGCTGTAGGAGACAGTACCGCCACTGCTACCTCGGAGGAACCCCCGGTGGACGCTATGCGCGCTGGCTCGCCGTCGTCTGGTACGCGCCAACCGGGCGGGGCCACGCGTCCTGCCTCCGACGTGGTGCGCCCCGCTGACCCGACCGTGGCAGCCCCGACGCTCCATCCTGTCGCAGGCGCGGGGGGAACAGAAGCTGGCGCCGACAGCTCTGCTGCTGCGGATGGAACCTCTGCGCCTGCACTAGAAGGTGGATCCTCTGCGGCTGCAACAGAGACCCCTACACCACCCCGACCACGAACTCGACTTCGTGATGGCATTCGCAAGCCTAAAGTCTATAGAGACGATATGGTCAGGTATGGATGTTTCACAGCATCTGGTGAACCACAGTCTCTTGATGAAGCACTGAACAGTAGAGATTGGAAACTAGCTATGGATGCAGAATATAATGCCTTGATTAATAATAAAACTTGGCATTTAGTCCCACCAAAGAGAGGTATCAATGTCATTgactgtaaatgggtatataaaGTCAAACGGAAATCTGATGGGAGTTTGGATAGATACAAAGCCAGGCTGGTAGCAAAGGGGTTTAGACAACGTTATGGTATTGATTATGAGGACACTTTCAGCCCAGTTGTGAAACCAGCCACTATCAGAACTATTTTATCTATTGCTGTCTCTAGAGGGTGGAGTCTACGCCAATTAGATGTTCAAAATGCTTTTCTTCATGGGTATCTAGAAGAAGATGTGTATATGAAACAACCACCTGGTTATGAGGAGAAGTCAAAGAATGGGTATATCTGCAAACTTGATAAGGCCTTATATGGGcttaaacaagcaccaagagcgtGGTATTCACGGCTGAGTAATAAGTTGTGTCAGTTGGGCTTTAAAGCATCAAAGGCTGATACATCTCTGTTTTATTGTCATAAAGGATCTGTcactatatatattcttatttatgttgatgacataattgTTGCTAGCTCCACTCAGGAAGCCACAGCATGCCTGTTACAGGATTTGAGGAAGGAATTTGCACTCAAGGATCTAGGGGATCTACACTTCTTTCTTGGTATAGAGGTAAAGAAGATAAATAATGGGATTCTATTAACACAAGGAAAATATGCTAAAGATGTGTTGCAGCATGCCAATATGATGGAGTGTAAACCGGTTAGCTCACCATTGTCCACCTCGAAAAAATTATCTGCTCATGAAGGTGATCCTCTTGGTCCCAAAGATGCTATGGCATACAGGAGCATTGTAGGAGGCTTGCAATATTTGACCTTGACTCGGCCAGATATTTCTTTTGCTGTAAATAAG ATGCAGACCGGGTAG